The following proteins come from a genomic window of Anaerobutyricum hallii:
- a CDS encoding ABC transporter permease subunit — protein sequence MTKRKNAENWFIWTAIILLFTVFLLYPLILILIKSFQGDTGITLANYVEILCGKGFIKALGNSFGISALSALITTVLSFLMAYTVNYTNLNQAFKKFIKTFAVLPMLLPTITYGFAIIYSFGKQGLYTRLFGKQLFDIYGINGLMIGYIIYTLPISFMLINNTMGYIDRKFSVVSRVMGDRPIVTFLETVLRPLIGTLAVSFIQCFFLSFTDFGIPASVGGRVEVVASVLYTQMLGSVPDFNNGAVVAMVMLLPSVLSIAVITYLERFNVRYNKISLMENEKNPVRDTVCAAITTVIIVIILAVFAVIFVVPFVKGWPYDMKFTLDNVTKVLEDSALTMVYKNSLLVALLTAVFGTLMAYGAAIVTARSSISDKAKRVIESIASVTNTIPGMVLGIAFMLAFTGTSLQNTFAIIIMCNLVHFFATPYMMMKNSLSKMNLSWEKTAKLMGDNWIKTMVRIVTPNALSSLIEVFSYYFINAMVTVSAVIFLAGARTMVITTKIKELQHFAKFNEIFVLSLLILFTNLIAKLMFQFLANKLSGSRK from the coding sequence ATGACGAAGAGAAAAAATGCAGAAAACTGGTTTATATGGACCGCCATTATTTTGTTGTTTACCGTATTTCTCCTCTATCCTCTGATTTTGATCCTGATAAAGTCCTTCCAGGGAGATACGGGAATCACTCTTGCGAATTACGTCGAAATATTATGTGGAAAAGGCTTTATAAAAGCCTTGGGAAACAGTTTCGGTATATCGGCCCTCAGTGCTCTGATTACAACAGTACTTTCGTTTCTCATGGCATATACCGTAAACTATACCAATTTAAATCAGGCTTTCAAAAAGTTTATAAAAACCTTTGCCGTGCTTCCTATGCTGCTCCCAACAATTACCTATGGATTTGCAATTATTTATTCCTTTGGAAAGCAAGGATTGTATACCAGATTGTTTGGAAAACAGTTATTTGATATCTATGGGATCAATGGTTTGATGATCGGGTACATCATCTATACATTGCCCATCTCCTTTATGTTGATAAACAACACGATGGGGTATATAGATCGGAAATTTTCTGTCGTGTCCAGAGTCATGGGAGACCGGCCAATCGTAACATTCCTAGAAACGGTGCTCCGTCCGTTGATCGGAACACTTGCAGTTTCCTTTATCCAGTGCTTCTTTTTGAGCTTTACGGATTTTGGTATCCCTGCATCGGTAGGCGGAAGGGTGGAAGTGGTTGCTTCCGTGCTGTATACACAGATGCTTGGAAGTGTACCAGATTTTAACAATGGTGCCGTGGTAGCGATGGTTATGCTGTTGCCTTCGGTGCTCAGCATTGCTGTGATTACATATCTCGAGCGATTCAATGTAAGGTATAACAAGATTTCCTTGATGGAAAACGAGAAAAATCCTGTGCGGGATACGGTTTGTGCGGCAATTACAACGGTGATTATTGTGATTATACTTGCAGTTTTTGCAGTGATTTTTGTGGTACCTTTTGTAAAAGGTTGGCCATATGACATGAAATTTACTCTGGATAATGTAACAAAAGTACTGGAAGACTCAGCATTAACGATGGTTTATAAAAATTCTTTGCTGGTTGCATTACTAACAGCAGTGTTTGGAACGCTTATGGCATATGGGGCAGCGATTGTCACAGCCAGAAGTTCCATTTCTGACAAGGCAAAAAGAGTCATTGAGAGTATTGCTTCTGTCACAAATACAATACCCGGAATGGTATTGGGTATCGCATTTATGCTGGCGTTTACAGGAACTTCATTGCAGAATACATTTGCCATTATTATTATGTGTAATCTGGTTCATTTTTTTGCGACCCCTTATATGATGATGAAAAATTCTCTGTCTAAGATGAACTTATCATGGGAGAAAACGGCAAAGTTGATGGGTGATAACTGGATTAAGACAATGGTTCGTATTGTAACCCCCAATGCACTGTCTTCATTGATCGAAGTGTTCAGCTATTATTTCATAAATGCAATGGTTACGGTAAGTGCTGTTATTTTCCTTGCCGGAGCAAGAACAATGGTAATAACTACAAAGATAAAAGAGCTACAGCATTTTGCAAAATTTAACGAAATTTTTGTGTTATCACTTTTAATACTTTTTACTAATCTGATTGCAAAACTGATGTTTCAGTTTTTAGCAAATAAATTATCTGGCAGCAGAAAATAA
- a CDS encoding XTP/dITP diphosphatase, producing MKKKLIFATGNEGKMKEIREILGDLDYEILSMKEAGVDVDIVEDGTTFEENAIIKAKTVMEATGSIVLADDSGLEIDYLNKEPGVYSARYMGENTSYRIKNQIILDRLHGVPDIVRSARFVCVIAAAFPDGTIETRRATIEGRIAQEPAGENGFGYDPIFYLPDRGKTTAQLSAEEKNEISHRGKALRQIKEIL from the coding sequence TTGAAGAAAAAGTTAATATTTGCCACTGGAAATGAAGGCAAGATGAAGGAAATTCGCGAAATCCTCGGTGACTTGGATTATGAGATCCTCTCGATGAAAGAAGCCGGAGTCGATGTAGATATTGTAGAGGATGGAACAACATTTGAGGAAAATGCCATCATTAAAGCAAAAACGGTGATGGAGGCAACAGGAAGTATTGTTTTAGCAGATGATTCCGGTCTGGAAATTGATTATCTTAATAAAGAACCAGGTGTGTATTCTGCCCGATACATGGGAGAGAACACATCATATCGTATTAAGAATCAGATTATTTTAGACAGACTGCATGGAGTTCCGGATATTGTAAGGAGTGCCCGCTTTGTCTGTGTTATTGCAGCGGCATTTCCGGATGGGACGATAGAGACTCGCAGAGCAACCATTGAAGGAAGAATTGCACAGGAGCCAGCCGGAGAGAATGGTTTTGGTTATGATCCTATTTTCTATCTTCCGGACAGAGGCAAAACAACTGCTCAGCTTTCAGCAGAAGAAAAGAATGAAATCAGTCATCGTGGAAAGGCTTTACGCCAGATAAAGGAGATTTTGTAA
- a CDS encoding TnpV protein yields the protein MKSTFEKMGGTYTLGADGIYYPNFVSTDEEPHYGKYGMMRRTYLKEHRPAMYSLCMLEDRLVEHLNAVDDEAQERMDILVCQMMEKQGITEELKARDQMAWIGAVNNIRNAAEEIVLNELIYG from the coding sequence ATGAAAAGCACATTTGAAAAAATGGGTGGAACCTACACACTGGGAGCAGATGGAATTTACTATCCGAATTTTGTCAGTACAGATGAAGAACCGCATTATGGGAAGTATGGAATGATGCGGAGAACATATCTGAAAGAGCATCGTCCGGCAATGTATTCACTGTGTATGTTGGAAGACAGATTGGTGGAACATCTGAATGCTGTGGACGATGAGGCACAGGAGAGAATGGATATTCTGGTGTGCCAGATGATGGAAAAGCAAGGCATTACGGAAGAATTGAAAGCTCGTGATCAGATGGCGTGGATTGGAGCTGTAAATAATATTCGAAATGCTGCGGAAGAGATTGTGTTAAATGAATTGATTTATGGATAG
- the rlmD gene encoding 23S rRNA (uracil(1939)-C(5))-methyltransferase RlmD, translated as MKKGDIFEGKVIRTEFPNKGIIDIEGQKVIVKNALEGQVVRFSINKKKRDKIEGRLLEVIEPSPIEQPAACKHFGICGGCRYQNLSYEQQLDLKKRQVEELIEKSGLSFAIENIYGSPITEGYRNKMEFTFGDEEKDGPLALGMHKKNSFYDIVTLEDCRIVDPDFNVLLQAILKYFKEKGETYFHKIRHEGFLRHLVMRRSVKTGDILINLVTTTQSRLDESEFVNMILSQKIDGKVVGILHTLNDNLADVVQSDETKTLYGQDYFYEYLYNMRFKISPFSFFQTNTLGAEVLYDQVREYVGETKDKLVYDLYTGTGTIAQMLAPVASKVVGVEIVEEAVEAAKKNAVDNHLDNCEFIAGDVLKVVDNLTQKPDILVLDPPRDGIHPKALRKIINFNVDEMVYVSCKPTSLMRDLLVFREAGYEVKRCCLVDMFPGTVHVETVVLLSQQKPDDTIEIDLDLDELDATSAELKATYQEIKDYVLKEFGLKVSSLYISQVKRKCGIEVGENYNLPKSENARVPQCPKEKEDAIKAALKYFAMI; from the coding sequence ATGAAAAAAGGAGATATTTTTGAGGGAAAAGTCATCCGAACCGAATTCCCTAATAAAGGAATTATAGATATTGAGGGGCAGAAAGTAATCGTAAAAAATGCGTTAGAAGGTCAGGTAGTACGCTTCTCCATTAATAAAAAGAAACGAGATAAAATCGAAGGAAGACTTCTTGAAGTCATCGAGCCATCCCCGATAGAACAGCCAGCAGCCTGCAAACATTTCGGTATTTGTGGTGGCTGCCGTTATCAGAATCTTTCTTATGAACAGCAGCTTGACTTAAAGAAACGCCAGGTAGAAGAATTAATCGAGAAAAGCGGACTTTCCTTTGCTATCGAAAATATTTATGGAAGCCCGATCACAGAAGGCTACCGAAACAAGATGGAATTCACATTTGGTGACGAAGAAAAAGATGGCCCGCTTGCTCTTGGAATGCATAAGAAAAATAGTTTCTATGATATCGTAACATTAGAGGACTGTCGCATCGTAGACCCAGATTTCAATGTACTTCTCCAGGCAATCTTAAAATACTTTAAAGAAAAAGGAGAAACCTACTTCCACAAAATTCGTCACGAAGGATTTCTCCGCCACCTCGTAATGCGTCGTTCTGTAAAAACAGGAGATATTTTAATTAATCTTGTCACTACAACACAGAGCAGACTGGACGAATCTGAATTTGTCAATATGATTCTCTCCCAGAAAATTGATGGAAAAGTTGTTGGAATATTGCATACATTAAACGACAACCTTGCAGACGTAGTACAGAGCGATGAAACAAAAACACTTTACGGACAAGATTATTTTTATGAATACCTTTATAACATGCGTTTCAAAATCTCTCCATTCTCCTTCTTCCAGACAAACACCTTAGGAGCAGAAGTCCTGTATGATCAGGTAAGAGAATACGTTGGGGAAACAAAAGATAAACTCGTTTACGACCTTTACACCGGAACCGGAACAATCGCACAGATGCTTGCACCCGTAGCAAGTAAAGTAGTCGGTGTCGAAATTGTAGAAGAAGCGGTGGAAGCCGCCAAAAAGAATGCAGTGGACAACCACTTAGACAATTGTGAATTCATTGCCGGCGATGTCCTCAAAGTTGTGGATAACTTAACCCAGAAGCCGGATATTCTCGTACTCGACCCTCCTCGCGATGGAATCCATCCGAAAGCTTTACGGAAAATCATTAATTTCAATGTAGATGAAATGGTATATGTAAGTTGCAAGCCAACCAGCCTTATGCGCGATCTGCTTGTATTTAGGGAAGCGGGATATGAGGTAAAGAGATGCTGTTTAGTTGATATGTTCCCGGGAACGGTGCATGTGGAGACGGTTGTTCTTTTGTCCCAACAAAAGCCGGATGACACGATAGAGATCGACTTAGACTTGGACGAGCTGGATGCTACCAGTGCCGAGTTGAAAGCAACCTATCAGGAAATCAAAGATTATGTGCTGAAAGAATTTGGCTTGAAGGTTTCAAGTTTATATATTTCTCAGGTAAAACGCAAATGTGGAATTGAAGTGGGAGAAAACTATAATCTTCCAAAATCAGAAAATGCAAGAGTTCCACAATGTCCGAAAGAGAAAGAAGATGCTATCAAGGCTGCCCTGAAATATTTTGCGATGATCTAA
- the phnX gene encoding phosphonoacetaldehyde hydrolase: MKQIEAVIFDWAGTTVDYGCFAPVQSFIEAFQQYGIRPTIEEVRKPMGMLKIDHIRTMLGMERISELWVEMNGRTWNEDDVNNIYRVMEKKTLEILPDFADVKPYVCGTVAKLKERGIKIGSTTGYTDEMMDIIVPIAKENGYTPDLWVSPNSVNNLGRPYPYMIFKNMEKLEVSSVQKVIKVGDTVSDIKEGKNAGVITVGVIEGSSVMGYTQKEYQALSSEERVAECQRVENVYKEAGADYVIKDISGLLELL; the protein is encoded by the coding sequence GTGAAACAAATTGAAGCTGTAATATTTGATTGGGCAGGAACTACAGTAGACTATGGATGTTTTGCTCCAGTACAGTCTTTTATTGAAGCATTCCAGCAGTATGGGATAAGACCTACCATAGAAGAAGTAAGAAAGCCTATGGGGATGTTGAAAATTGATCATATTCGTACTATGCTTGGAATGGAACGAATAAGTGAGTTATGGGTCGAAATGAATGGTCGTACATGGAATGAAGATGATGTAAACAATATTTATCGAGTCATGGAGAAAAAAACACTCGAAATTTTACCGGATTTTGCTGATGTTAAGCCATATGTTTGTGGTACGGTAGCTAAGCTGAAGGAACGAGGAATTAAGATTGGCTCTACTACAGGATACACGGACGAAATGATGGATATTATAGTACCAATAGCAAAAGAAAATGGCTATACCCCAGATTTATGGGTCAGCCCAAATTCTGTAAATAATCTGGGGCGTCCGTATCCGTATATGATTTTCAAAAATATGGAGAAACTTGAGGTATCTTCTGTACAGAAAGTTATAAAAGTTGGAGATACGGTTTCAGATATTAAAGAAGGTAAAAATGCAGGGGTTATTACAGTAGGAGTAATAGAAGGAAGCTCTGTTATGGGGTACACACAAAAAGAGTATCAAGCTTTATCATCAGAAGAGAGAGTGGCAGAGTGCCAAAGAGTTGAGAATGTTTATAAAGAAGCTGGGGCAGATTATGTGATAAAAGATATCAGTGGTTTGTTAGAACTGTTATAA
- a CDS encoding metallophosphoesterase family protein translates to MRILVISDSHGRNDDVAGVIEQVGPIDMLIHCGDVERGDDYIRSLVDCPVHMVSGNNDYNLDLPAQDIFNIGDYKVLVVHGHTFYVYRGVERLKQYALQNNIDIVMFGHTHKPYIEIDEDVTILNPGSVSYPRQPDHMPTFLIMEIDDEGEAHYGHGYYKSKFTELKI, encoded by the coding sequence ATGAGAATTTTGGTAATCAGTGATTCGCATGGACGTAATGATGATGTGGCAGGAGTAATCGAGCAGGTTGGACCAATCGATATGCTTATCCATTGTGGAGATGTAGAGCGAGGAGACGATTATATCCGTTCATTGGTAGATTGTCCGGTACATATGGTTTCCGGAAACAACGACTATAATCTTGATCTTCCTGCACAAGACATTTTTAATATTGGCGATTATAAGGTACTGGTTGTTCACGGACATACTTTTTACGTATATCGCGGTGTAGAACGCTTAAAACAGTATGCACTTCAAAATAATATCGATATTGTTATGTTTGGTCATACACATAAACCATACATCGAAATCGATGAAGATGTAACAATATTAAATCCGGGAAGCGTTTCTTACCCAAGACAACCTGATCATATGCCAACATTTCTCATTATGGAAATCGATGATGAAGGCGAGGCCCACTACGGACATGGATATTATAAATCCAAATTTACCGAACTGAAAATTTAA
- a CDS encoding 2-aminoethylphosphonate--pyruvate transaminase, producing the protein MKTYKLLTPGPLTTTDTVKQEMLFDHCTWDDDYKKITLEIRDQLLTLAHADSTTYTVVLMQGSGTFGVESVLSSVVGENEKLLIAANGAYGERMEEIAKHNRIPYVIYNEHYNQVPSAEKIKKMLEEDSDITHVAMVHSETTSGILNDIQAVAQIVKGAGKTFIVDAMSSFGGVDIDVPGMGIDFIISSANKCIQGVPGFSFIICKKDKLEESRGKARSLSLDLYDQWKTMEADGKWRFTSPTHVVLAFARALKELEEEGGIPARAKRYLDNNQLLIRKMKEFGIRPYISPDHQGPIITTFFYPENCNFSFQEMYDFIKERGYAIYPGKVTEADTFRIGNIGEIYEEDILKVVSLFKEFLETRQEV; encoded by the coding sequence ATGAAAACATACAAATTATTGACACCTGGACCATTGACTACGACAGATACTGTGAAACAGGAAATGTTGTTTGATCATTGTACATGGGATGATGATTACAAGAAAATTACGTTGGAAATAAGAGACCAACTCTTAACTCTTGCCCATGCAGACAGTACCACTTATACAGTGGTACTGATGCAGGGAAGCGGAACTTTTGGAGTAGAGTCCGTACTTTCTAGTGTTGTTGGAGAAAATGAAAAACTTTTGATAGCAGCAAATGGAGCATACGGAGAAAGAATGGAAGAAATTGCAAAGCATAATCGAATACCATATGTGATTTATAACGAACATTATAATCAGGTTCCGTCTGCTGAAAAAATAAAAAAAATGTTGGAAGAAGATTCGGATATTACGCATGTTGCTATGGTACATAGTGAAACTACATCAGGAATACTGAATGATATTCAAGCAGTTGCTCAGATTGTTAAGGGAGCGGGAAAAACTTTTATTGTTGATGCGATGTCAAGTTTTGGCGGAGTAGATATTGATGTGCCTGGAATGGGGATTGATTTTATTATCAGTAGTGCAAACAAATGTATACAGGGAGTGCCGGGATTTTCATTTATCATTTGTAAAAAGGATAAACTAGAAGAGAGTAGGGGGAAGGCTCGTAGCCTGTCTTTAGATCTTTATGATCAATGGAAAACCATGGAAGCGGATGGAAAATGGAGATTTACATCACCGACTCATGTTGTTCTTGCTTTTGCCCGGGCTTTAAAAGAATTGGAAGAAGAAGGAGGTATTCCTGCAAGAGCAAAGAGATATCTGGATAATAATCAACTTTTAATAAGGAAAATGAAAGAGTTTGGAATTCGTCCATATATCAGTCCTGACCATCAAGGACCAATTATTACTACGTTTTTTTATCCAGAAAATTGCAATTTTTCATTTCAGGAAATGTATGACTTTATAAAAGAAAGAGGTTATGCAATTTATCCGGGAAAAGTAACTGAAGCGGATACATTCCGAATTGGCAATATCGGTGAGATATATGAAGAAGATATTTTGAAAGTGGTAAGTCTTTTTAAAGAATTCTTGGAAACACGTCAGGAGGTGTAA
- a CDS encoding extracellular solute-binding protein, which yields MKKMKSIAILGLAFTLLAGGVLTGCGSKEASSDEKVILYTNADDEAIVAMQNALDGNGYKDKYIVQTFGTSELGGKLLAEGADIEADLITMSSFYVESAEDEHHMFKDLEFDTGALEEYPSYYTPITAQEGAIIYNTDVLKENNLPVPTSIKDLADPVYKDMISVTDIQSSSTAWLLVQALISEYGEDGAKDILTSIYENAGAHIEESGSGPIKKVRAGEVAIGFGLRHQAVADKEEGLPIDYVDPTEGNFTLTESVAVIDKDDDTNPEAMKMAECIIKNGRQELLETYPIPLYDGENVDDANKSGNPKVFPEKLTVDLLKKHQALSEECK from the coding sequence ATGAAAAAAATGAAGAGTATTGCAATTTTAGGATTGGCATTCACCTTGTTGGCAGGAGGTGTGTTGACAGGATGTGGGAGCAAAGAGGCTTCTTCAGATGAAAAGGTTATATTATATACCAATGCAGATGATGAAGCCATAGTAGCAATGCAGAATGCACTGGACGGTAATGGGTATAAAGACAAATACATAGTGCAGACGTTTGGAACATCCGAGCTTGGAGGAAAGCTTCTGGCAGAAGGTGCAGATATTGAGGCAGATTTGATTACAATGAGTTCTTTTTATGTGGAAAGTGCAGAAGATGAACATCATATGTTCAAAGATTTGGAATTTGATACTGGTGCTCTTGAGGAATACCCATCCTATTATACACCAATTACAGCACAGGAAGGAGCAATTATTTATAACACTGATGTTTTGAAAGAAAATAATCTTCCTGTTCCAACATCTATTAAGGATCTTGCAGATCCTGTATATAAAGATATGATTTCCGTAACAGATATTCAGAGTTCCTCTACTGCATGGCTCTTAGTTCAAGCATTGATCAGCGAGTATGGAGAGGACGGAGCCAAAGATATTCTGACAAGTATTTACGAGAATGCAGGTGCACACATTGAAGAATCCGGCTCTGGTCCGATTAAAAAAGTACGAGCAGGCGAGGTTGCGATTGGATTTGGACTTAGACACCAGGCAGTTGCCGATAAAGAAGAAGGACTTCCGATTGATTATGTGGATCCGACAGAAGGAAACTTTACATTGACAGAGTCTGTAGCAGTGATTGATAAAGATGATGATACAAATCCGGAAGCAATGAAGATGGCAGAATGCATTATCAAAAATGGAAGACAGGAACTTTTGGAGACATATCCAATTCCTCTGTATGACGGAGAGAACGTAGATGACGCTAATAAATCTGGTAATCCAAAAGTATTCCCGGAGAAGCTTACTGTAGATCTTTTGAAAAAGCATCAGGCACTTTCAGAGGAATGTAAATAA
- a CDS encoding ABC transporter ATP-binding protein: protein MLQLKNISKSYDGVTILKNINLEIEKGEIVSILGPSGSGKTTLLNLILGLVDVDEGNIIYNGKDLTNVPMEERGFNIVFQDYALFPHLNAYKNITYGLKNKPDISTKEEVDDLIRLLGLEEHLNKKIDQLSGGQKQRVALARTMVMKPKILLLDEPLSALDGVIKESIKDRIKTIAKEYHLTTIIVTHDPEEALTLSDRVLIINEGTISQYGKPEEIINAPANNFVQEFILRQLEIKKNNIFSLFRKEQNNNIIWQVG from the coding sequence ATGCTACAGTTAAAAAATATTAGTAAATCGTATGATGGTGTTACAATTCTTAAAAATATTAATCTGGAAATCGAAAAAGGTGAAATAGTATCTATTCTTGGTCCTTCAGGGAGCGGCAAGACGACTCTTTTGAATTTGATTTTGGGCCTTGTAGATGTTGATGAGGGGAACATTATTTATAATGGAAAAGACCTGACTAATGTGCCAATGGAGGAGAGAGGATTTAATATTGTATTTCAGGACTATGCTTTGTTTCCTCACTTGAACGCGTACAAAAATATCACATATGGACTAAAAAACAAGCCGGATATTTCTACAAAAGAAGAAGTGGATGATTTGATTCGACTGCTGGGTCTGGAAGAACATTTGAATAAGAAGATCGATCAATTATCTGGCGGTCAAAAGCAGAGAGTAGCTCTGGCCAGAACGATGGTAATGAAACCGAAGATTCTTTTATTGGATGAGCCTTTAAGTGCGTTGGATGGTGTTATCAAAGAGTCCATTAAAGATAGAATTAAGACCATTGCGAAAGAGTATCATTTAACAACGATTATTGTAACGCATGACCCGGAGGAAGCGCTTACCTTGTCGGATCGCGTCTTAATTATAAATGAAGGTACGATTTCACAGTATGGAAAACCGGAAGAAATCATCAACGCTCCGGCAAATAATTTTGTACAGGAATTCATTTTACGGCAGTTGGAAATAAAGAAAAATAATATCTTCAGTTTATTTCGCAAAGAACAAAACAATAATATAATCTGGCAGGTGGGATAA
- a CDS encoding MurR/RpiR family transcriptional regulator: MTNILEWEITRNYRKLRPSERKVADYLLHCDEELDDMTLTELAEKAKVSQPTVLRFARGMGFEGFKELKSAILEERIRKNMEKEEITPLYGFPVGKEDVLTDVPSKVIGTTIHVLQETLKSISLKEFVKAIELIINADNIVVYGVENSLCAVNDLVTKLLYLGLKCYSYDDFYLQNISACNLGNRDVAIGISYSGNSRNTVEVMRAAKKSGASTIVITNFENAPISKYADVQICTSTDQFLYGDAIFSRSSQLAIIDMLYMGVIVSDYDKYTKKLDKNGRTICNQAYEIQ; the protein is encoded by the coding sequence ATGACTAATATATTGGAGTGGGAAATTACAAGAAACTATAGAAAATTAAGACCTTCTGAAAGAAAGGTGGCCGATTATCTTCTACATTGTGATGAAGAATTGGACGACATGACATTGACTGAATTGGCTGAGAAAGCAAAAGTAAGTCAACCGACAGTTCTTCGGTTCGCAAGAGGAATGGGGTTCGAGGGATTTAAAGAATTGAAAAGTGCCATTTTAGAGGAGAGAATTAGAAAGAATATGGAAAAAGAGGAAATCACACCTCTCTATGGATTTCCTGTAGGAAAGGAAGATGTTTTGACAGATGTTCCATCCAAAGTAATCGGGACAACGATTCATGTTTTGCAGGAGACACTTAAAAGTATTTCGTTGAAGGAGTTTGTAAAAGCCATAGAATTAATAATAAATGCGGATAATATTGTAGTATATGGGGTTGAAAATTCTTTGTGTGCTGTGAATGATCTTGTGACAAAATTATTGTATTTGGGACTAAAGTGTTATAGCTATGACGATTTTTATCTCCAGAATATCAGCGCATGCAATTTGGGTAACAGAGATGTTGCAATCGGGATCTCCTATTCCGGAAATTCAAGAAATACGGTTGAGGTTATGCGAGCAGCCAAAAAGTCAGGGGCAAGTACCATTGTTATTACGAATTTTGAGAATGCTCCAATTAGTAAATATGCAGACGTACAAATCTGTACCAGCACGGACCAGTTTTTGTATGGGGATGCGATTTTTTCAAGATCATCGCAGCTTGCGATCATAGATATGCTATATATGGGAGTCATTGTTTCAGATTACGATAAGTATACAAAGAAATTGGATAAGAACGGAAGAACAATATGTAATCAAGCATATGAAATTCAGTAG